In Oryza sativa Japonica Group chromosome 8, ASM3414082v1, the sequence ggtactaaactccccaTGCATGTCATCCCATGAGGtaggcttttgtgattttccaaagaattaatcttcgagtgggccttagcccatccaTTAATTCAAACAGCTGGTAGCTCCAGTAATTGAATCTGAAACTCGCCTGGTTAAATTGTATCTCTCCTAATTGGTTTGGATCCGAGTCAGAGAGCAAGAGCTTGTCGAAGTTGTCGGTGACGAAGAAGTCGAAATTCCCgaagcgaagacgaagacggTGACTTATGAAGTTGATTTCATCGCACTTGTCAATAGGTAACTCGATACATCCCTACCTGGCGCACTaattgtcgaaacaagattttggcaatatgaaaaggggtagcgtacgagacctaaaagtggatagATGCGGAGATAAGGAAGATAGGTTCAgtccctctcaatgagaggtaatacccaactcctgtttggggatagTGTATATTGATCTGACGTTCTAGTTGAGAATCTCTAcaccctagagggcctcctacCCACCTTTTATTGTATGGGAGCAGGTTACAAGACAGAAACATTAACCAATACGGCATCTGTCGGTGATATGAGCCCGGGGGTATcatgtttagagggaggaggccgcccccaaacccacATGGCGTCCCCTGAGGAGGGTGGCGCATGAGTGGAGTggcggccgccccctcccaGCTTACGGTACTGAGTTTGGAGGGAGGAAGCTGCCCCAGACCCACGTGGCACTTCCCCGAGGGGGTGACGCccggggtggagtggcggctgccccctcctaGAGATTAGATGGAGGAGACTGCCcctcaatgccacgtggccctcccccgaggggagtcaggcccgaggtagggTGGTGGCTACTCCGTCCCAGAGATTAGCCGGAGGAGGTTGCCcctcaatgccacgtggccctcccccgaggggagttaGGCCCGAAGCGGGGTGGCGGCCACTTCGTCCCAAAGATTAgccggaggaggctgccccccaacgccacgtggccctccctcctgtgactaggggtcgggctcccccgaccccctctgcGGGTTGCCACGTGCGGTGGGTTAGGTGGCCACCTTCGAGCGCTCACCTACCCGCATTAATGGCAACCTGAGCAGGCGCGCCACGCCACATTTAATGTGGCGTGCAGCGCGCCCAAAttggtctgtgaccggtcgaatgaccgataGGACCCGGGGTGTCAGGTGCACTACCGCATGGGTCAGAAGGCGTGCACCCCGTCCTATCCCATCAGTCATGATGGCGAAAGGTCTTAACCTCTCATCCTGGCCAGGGTCGGTCCATCCTCCCTGGTCAATTGGGGTTTCCATTTCCCGGCGTAAGcaggagcccagaagtcttcacccattaataGCAGCTGACATGGGCGCCCTCCCatgtcaggcggcaagatttgacaTGCCCCCAACATCAAGATGACGTGCGCCCGCTTCCCAAGTCAAGAAataagacatgcatttaatgcaaagaatGTAATACTTCTCCACCAAAGCTAGGTttttgggcccatgtggtaaccccttgagatataaaaggaggtcaAACCTACTTGGGGAGGGGGGTCGATGGATGGATCCGGGATGAGCCATTTTAGACACTAGAGCAGTCTCTTACCCCCGATCATCAGCACCACCTTCTTCTCTAACAAGGAGATCTTGTAATCCTTCACTCAGTGAGCATAGCACAGGAGTAGGTTATTACACTTCTCAGtgacccgaacctgtataagTCCCTTGTGTCTCTTTTGCCTACGAAAGACCTTGCTAAttacccgctgcccccggccgaactctcaaagggggggcctcacggttccctaTTGGAGGAGTTAACCCTCcgacatctggcgcgccaggtagggggcgcgtttGTGATTTTTGAGGTTCTTCCGACCGCCGGCGTGATTAGCATCGCGCTGCCGATGCGGGGGAAGGTGCAGCCTCCTCAGGAGTGTCACGCCACCCTAGGCAGGGGGCAAGGCCCCCCACATCCCCACCGGGTAAGGTTGGCTGCCAGgtctttgtggcgagtcttcggaatgtctgATGGCCCCCAAAGCTCCAGCCCTGcctcaccgagaagtacgacggcgacgtcgacccCTCCGAGTCCCTCCAGATCTGCACGGCGATCATAGAGGCGGTGGGGGGTGGCGACCAGGTCATGGCGAGcgtcttccccatggccctcagGGGCCAAGCGGGGGGTTGGCCCATGAACCTGCTGTCGCCTCGGTTCACTCCTGGGAGGACTCTTGCAGTTGAGCTCTGGGTGCCGTCAAAGCCCGGGACCCCttgtgctggctcttccgtagTGGCTAGCTTTGATCCCGCCGGCTGGCTACGGTGCCCGGCCCGGCTCAACTGATCGTCCTTTCAAGTTTTaagtattttcaattttttcaattCATCAACTTGAAATCTTATATTTAAATTCCCCCTATTTTATTCTCATGGCCCTGCGACGCTCGCGTCTTGTGCATTATTTGTATATTTGAATGATAATTTGTCATGATTCATTCGAAGGGTATGCTACTGAGTAATTATCCGAAGAAGTTTATGAAATAGTTCTGATAGTACTAAGTTAATCGTAAAGTGTTTCTCAAATAGTACGGACAGAACATAAATGACTAAAAGTTTAATACAAATAGATAAGTCAAGGACGATCAGTGCCCTTCGCACGCTTGCTAGGTCCTCACTTCTTCCTACGCCTAATCTGCTCAGTGGGATATGTCAAATTATCAGGGGGGTGCCTATCTCTAGCTGCCTGCTGTGGTGTCACGTCTGGCCCCTGACCGGCCTCCGTCTCCTGCGTCGGCTGTGTGACCTGAGGTGCTGCGTGCCAGTAATCCATCCCTACTTCCCCCTAGGGAGGATCAGTGGAAAAGAAGTCCTCAATGAATGCTGTGCGAGGGGAGTAAGCAGGCATTCCGTGATGCGTCGACGCCGAACCGTACTCATCGTCTGTTTGCACAAGAGGGAGAAACCAAAAAATATGGCGTAGTTAGTAacgatacatataattagaaactaaagcgtgttattgtttaaaatgacttacatgtgTGCTGTGTGTGGCCCTGCTCTGGCGCACGCGGAGTGATATGAAGTCCCCATGCTGGTGTGTTCAACACGTTGTCCCCCGTTGGCATGTAAGCGAAGTGTGCCGACCCAGATGCTCCCTGCGAGgggtgaacataaggcggagttTGGAATACCTGCGGACGTGGTGGTGCCGTGCTCGACGTGGGTACCCCTGATCCGGCTGACCCCCTGGTGTACTCCGGTGCTGGGGTGTGCTGAAAGGAAGGACGACCGTGAGATGTGTGGGCCGCTTCGTACCCGCGACGTGAAGAGGATGGACCACTGCGATCCACGCTGGAACGTCGGGGTAGTGAAGGTGATGGCCGTCGGCCCGACGTCTGCACCACATCTGCCACGCTCCGACAGGAGACACGACGTAGTAGTGCGGCAGCACGTGCACGGAAGTTGCGAAGGATGCTCGCCACGTCGTCAGGCCTGACGACTGGAGGTCTCACCTCTAGTCTTTGCAACAGGGTGTCAGACTCCACGTGAACGTGCTCAACAAATTCCGCCTGTTCCACAAGTAATCAaggcaattaaaattatttaaccagTTGCACATTTATTAAGAGTATTTAACAATATGCACATTTGTTAGAAATAATGAACCAGTTGCACATCATTTATAAATACTGAACTAGTTCCACATTTATGTAAGAAAAGGAACTAGTTGAACCAATTGCACATTTATTAGACATACTGAACTACTTgctaactttttaaaaatattgaactAGTTGCTCAAATTCCACAAATAAACACGTACCATTGAGTTGTAAGCTGATCTAGGCTGAGGGGCAAACGTGTCAGTAATCGCTGCCTGGTGGGGGACGGTGCTATCTCCTTGTGGAGGAAAACACCTCCATCGTGTAACACTGCGGTACCAACGAAGGTAAGCTCCATAATAACTCCCATCGTCTGGAGGTGTCTGAAGTGCCAAGTTATCAGCTGCGTGCTCCCACTCTTGTACCGTCGGCTGAACCGTGGTCATAATAACTAGCTCGTAGGAAAGCCCGAGCCCCTTTCTGGAGTACCTGCACAACAACAAATTCACACATCAGAAAAAATGTTGTgcagtgatttattttaaaaaatgtaggaTTAAACAACTGTGATGTGAACTAACCTATGAAGACTATCAGCCAAGGACGACCATCTCTCGAAGGGAAGTCCTGATACATGCCCAACTGTTTGAGAACCCTGTGGACATTGTGTGGCTCGACGTGCACGTCCACCACGAGGTGACAAGTCGTCATCCAGAGTTGCATATCTCGCGTGCAAAGATCCGCGAGACCGTGCGGTGCACGATCATTGACATCGGGCTGAGTGTAGGGAGTCCACCGAACACGGTCAGGCGTAAGCTGATCAAAGTCAGCTACAAACTGAGTGTAGACACGACGTGTCGTCCCGCTAACCCACTGCGGCTGTAACAAGTAGTAGTTTTCATTAGTCATATAAGGAAAGTTTGTGAACTAGTATTCATAATGATAACATAAACGATTTTAACAAAAAATACCTCACGGTGTGTCCACAAGGATCCCATAGTGGGACGATCGTCGATGTCATCAACACCAGACCTGTACATCTCTCGCAAACCGTAGTTTGCGTACGAGTCAAGCTGAGGCCTCCCAATGTCGAAGCGCTCGTGCGCCCACAACATAAGTAGCAACGGGCATCCAGGGAGTGAACTTTGCTTGCTGTTCCTCACGCAAGCATCACACAGTCCGGCATATGTCGCCGCAAGTACCGTCGACCCCCAACTGTACTGTGGAATCTCCGCGATAGGTAACTCTGCAATCTGCTCCGCAAAGTGGATGAAGTGCTTGTCCACGGAGTCAGCGTGAGTTCCCGTGAACATCACCCATccaaacaaccacaacaggtaagcGACTAAGTGCCGCTGCACGATCCACTCCTCCTGGTCATCAGGGAAGACATCCTGTCGAAACTGATTTAACCAACTTTTCGTAGGCCCGTGCCCATCTGTGAGATCCTCCAGTGCAACAGGCAGCACACCACCAAAACTGGCCAGAAGGTCATGCGCCCATCCAGCATTCACCATTGTTGGGCCAACTGCTTGCCCAGCTATCGGCAGCCCCAACAAATAAGACACATCCTGCAGAGTGGGCACCATCTCTCCAACTGTGAGGTGGAAAGTGTGGGTCTCAGGCCTCCATCTATCCACAAGAGCACTCAGAAGCGCCGCGTCAATGTGGATTCGTTCGGACCTTGCACGTGAAGGCTCGACCAACCGTGCAAACGTCAACAACCCAGCTGCTCTCAGCCTACAACATGACAGAGCGCAAGTTAttaatacatgaaaatataaacaccttgtattagtaaaaacaatatattttcacacACCTTGAAACCCAACGAGGATCAATACGCCAATATTGATCCGGTCCTCGCATCTTTAGCACATTGCAGAAAGTTCCTGTACTAAGACGTCGCGATCGATGGTTCCTATCGATCTCCTTGTCTATAAGCTGCCCATCATATTGATCAGCAATACCTGCAGATCGAAAACCACATTAGTACAATGCACGTATGGTACCAGTACAGTAAATGTATGCAACATAATTCAAGTAACAAATTTGCATGccatttcaatttaaaattacagTACCAGCACACATAGATACAGATAAGAACAGTTCAGTacatttcaatttaaaattacaagCCCACGACACATATATTATGATATTACAAGTGCAGTGCAGTTCGAAATTTAAATTACAATTCCAATACAAATACATGACGATATTAAAAGTGCAGTGcagttcaaaataaaaattacaaGGCCATTACAAATAGATTCGGGTAATAAAAGTGCAAGaaagttcaaattaaaattacagACGCACTAAACATAAATTGAACGATAACGATCTTCAAAATAGGGAGTCCACCAAGGATAATAGCGAACTAaggattatttttcttcttcgacTTCCCCTTTGGAACGCGACGAACATCAGCGCCTGTGGCATCTTGCCTTACATTGTACATGCTGCAATCTTTACGGGAATGGTTCTCCCCGCAAAGAATGCAAGCTTTCTTACGACGAGAACGATCTTTCACTTCAACTTCATCCATAAGGTTCTTGATCCTGCGCGACTGGCGACGACCCTTAGTATCAAGTAATAAATTTGAGTCAGGAACCCAATTGGCTTGCCCTGGAGGAGGACGAGTGAAATCGCACACGGCACGCCAACCACGCAATTCACCACGCCAAGTTGCCTCCCACGATTCCTTTCTAAAGTAGGGAGAAACAAAAATGTTTCCATCAACACCCCCTTTTGCGGAAGCAGCAAGAACATGGGAACATGGCCGATGTAACAGGTAAGGCTTGTTGCAATTGCATTTGCAAGCGTGATACTCTGGCCACAACGTGCATTCCAATGTGATGTCAGTAGTCCCAATGCCGACACCACTCTTGTCACGAAGTCGTATCTCATATAACAACTCTCTATTCCCAGCAGGCCACACTCTGTGGATTCCTCCCTTCTTACTTTTCTCATCCATGTACTGTGTAATAGCGGGGCTATACTTAACACTGGGTTTGCTGAGGTTCAGACTAGCCATGGAATACCTTTTACAGAGATACTTCTGTGTACCCCTCGTGATGCCCTCCAGGATAGCAACAAGTGGTAGAGGTCGTGTATTCTTCATAACCCAGTTATACACTTCAGCAAGATTTGTTGTCATCACACCATACCTCGATCCATCTGTATCGTACAACAACGACCATTTCTCCCTTGGCTCAAATTCTACCCACTCCGTGAAGCACTTCGTGGCCCTTCCACGCTTCCTGCGCCGAGTAATACTTGGTGCTTCATTAGGAATGGGTTCAAGTCCCTCCGGCTCCTCCTGTCTGGCAACTATAGGGTTTTTCCTAACCTCTTCCATGTGTGTAGTGGTCAAACGATCCAGTTGATCCCATATGGCATCAAACTTTCTTTGTTGATTCTGCTTGCATAACTTCTTGAACAGGTCCATCAATCTCTTACTCCTGAATTGTCTATAAAAATTAGCCCCAAAATGTCGCATGCACCATCTGCTATGTAAATCTGGCCATGGCACGGACTGTGTGACATCTTCTTGAAGCTTCTGTATCGCTGATAGCAAACCGGCGTGTCGGTCATGCAGAACACACACATTTGGTCTGTTTTCAACAACACACATTTTAATGTGCTGCAAAAACCATAGCCAGCTTGATGTGTTCTCGCTttcaacaaatgcaaaagcaacAGGAACGACATGGCTATCCGCGTCGACTCCGATCGCGGTTAGAATTGTTCCTCTGTACTTGCCTGTCATGAAAGTGCCATCAACACAGAGCAAAGGAATGCAATTTCTAAAGGCCTCTATCATGCACCCAAATGACCAGAAAGCCCGACGAAGAACATTCTCCCCATATTCATTCACCTCATCGAGAATAGCCATGTGTGTGCCCGGGTTTCTTGCCTGCATCACCTCCAATAGTGGGGGAAGATTGTGATAAGAATCCTCATAAGTTCCAAACCTCATCTCCAATGCTTTCTATTttgccctccaagccttgtcGTACGATATCTCATATCCGTACTCTTTCTCAACGTCATGCATTATGGTGAAAGGGGACAAAGATGTTTTTCTAACCACCTTTGAATATACCATTTGTGCCACAAATACCGCTGTCAGGTTTCTGTGCACCAGACAGGTATTCTCCAACAAACACGTATGTTGCTCAACCCTTGAAGCTACCCATAAAGTGTCATGTTGTGGCTTGTAACCATGCACTCTCCAAGGACATCCACCCTGTATGCACTTCACGTCATACGTCGTCCTATTTGAAACCTTCAccctgaactcacgcttctGGACAAATGCCCACCTCTTCACCGCATCTTGTAAGTGACCTTTGTCATGAAACATCTGTCCAACTTTCACCTGCTTACTATCATAACACCAGTGGGCATCTAAACCATCGTTTACCTTCATACGACTCATTGATATGGTCGTCCAATCATCGGGTATGTTAGTTTCGTTGTCCCACAGTGTTGTATCTTCTCCTTCCACTACAAGCGCAAGGTATTCCTCGTTTTCCACTTCCATCTGATCCACTACCGCCTCATTCTCCTCCGCTGCATCAACACGCATAGGCGAATCCGGTTCTTCATCGTCCGAGTCGTTGGCCTCACGATTAGTACCACGAACAATGACCTCTCCTTGTGTATTACCCTCTACTACTTCTTCCCCTCGACCTTGCTCAGTCCGCCAAACATTTTCAGCTTGTCCACCTTCCAACGGAGTTTCTTCCACCACGGCATGACTTGACTCCCCCGATCGATCAACACATGTTGTCTTCTGCACCACTATTGCCAGGCTATAGCCTTTCTCCCTTactttactaacaaacttcctccaactcccagttgacgcaacctccactactctccactgccatccatgttgacccctcactggccacacggcatttatgacaaatttatcgtgcactggatctaccccaaacatattatacaaccaccctaacacgtcgttcaaacccatatgctctggtgcattcagactagtatcatggaaggcatatacagtcaaatccaccccgctatcacatatttgtataggaacatcgccataatacagacgaatgggcatatcacctgacatcctgataaaacatgacaaatagtctcacgtttaatcatttaatcattcgataattaccctattacaacttatactacattgccgtgtactaatttacaactattagtaacaaagaactagtttaataatccaaataaaatataacaccttTGTACCTATTTTAACACACAACATATCAATAATATGTACTAACTAAGAACTAATTTAACCGTACAATTACTTAAATACCTCTACCAACATTTAGCAATAACAAATATGTGCTAACCATACATACTAACATCGAACAATGCGAAACAATTAACAACTCTTAaaccaattttttattaaactttcatatgcattgtactTAGGGATTACTAATGTATACCTTAACTTCACTGCTGGAGGGTGTCGCCAACCCTTTcctcccggccggcgcctcctcggcctcctctccggcctgctatcccctcccctcgctccctccggcgctcacggcgacgatgtggcgactctcggcggcggctggcgatgtGGTCCTCAAACAAATCGAACTCGCGGCCTGGGTGGACGGGGCTTTAAGCCGGCCTGTCGAACGCCCATTGTTCGATAGGGTCGGTGGAGGGCCCTGTCGAACGCCCCCGGTTCGACAGGCCTCGCGGCGCCGGGTGGTGGGCCCtgtcgaactccctccgttcgACAGGTGAGCGTGTCGAACGCCAGCCGTTCGACAGGGCTTTGTCGACTGCCCGTCGTTCGATAGGTGCCCTATCGAATtgcacccgttcgacagggacctactttcacgattttccccggttggccactacttttgcgattttccataaaaataatattaattctcaaaaaaattcccCAGAAACCGCCCACCAACTTTCGCCACCCGCCGGTCGCCGGGGCGGCGTCTGAGAGGACGTCGGGCAGTGCGCGGGTCGGAGGAGGGCGATCGAgatgagggagctgggccggcaGCCTCTAGACATGGAGCGGCCTCTCGCTGCGGGTGGGGCACGGCCTCCGCCCTTGGCTTCGCCGCATACCAGTGTTGTAGAAGACGGAATACGGTTGTCGGACAAAAAGGGTATCGTTCACCGATTAATCGAAATTATACGGAAATTTGACGTTCGCGAATATATGTacaaattttattatattatatacttATTTGAAGAATTATATTTGTTTAACTATATAAATCAAATATCTTCATGTtgttttttaattaaacagaTAAGTAAAACATTAACTCTTCTAACACCGGATTTATATATCATATGGTGGTAGAATTGGTTGCATTAAATAagtaaaacataaaaatatatgtaacaaaacaaaaacaattctAAATTAAGTAAAGAAAACAACACTAAATGATCATCAAATACAACATACGGACGATTATTCAGGTGATTTAACGGAAAACGACCAACTAATCGCTAAAAACGAGTTTTAACGTTCGTGAACAATAAATGTACACCGTATCACATTAACGCGGTGGTGGTTTTAACGTTACGACCGATTAGTCAATCGGTATGGCCATTTTCCACAACACTGCCGCATACACCGCCTTCGATCTGGTGCGTGCCGTCCCACCCCCCTTCTCCCCTCCCTTGCCCAGACGTCATCCCATACGAGTAGTCTGTCGCTCGATTGCTACGAGTAACCGTCGCTGCGTGTGAGGCACGCATACCCTACACTATAGAAAGACATGCATGTACAATCTGGAGATGGGTTATAATCACTTGAGTGGATGTTCCATTGTGACTCGCCACGTCCATGCGTTGCATGAGCCCACATCTCTTGAAGCGTGTGTGTTATGGATCGAGCACGCTTGTAATCGATGGTGAACATACTGGTATGTAATGGTGTTGCATGCGTATCCATTAAGTAaaataattctattttttttagataataatagaaataattctaaatttaactaaaacagattatatatatacatatatatatataaccgaTATACAAACCGAGAGAAATTACACACGAATTAATTAAGAAATTTTGGACTAAACTAAACACGCTCTCTAGCTATAACTAGCTAGTTGATGGTGCACTCGACGGGGAGGCCCGTGTCCTTGAACCGTTTGGTGTCCTCGCAGTAGTCGTAGAGCAGGTGCTCCTGCCTCGCCTTGctcagcgccgccgcgtccatctCCTGCTGATCGAACCACGGCGACTCCGGCGGCTCATCGCCGCACCACGCCACGCCGGGGGACGGCGCGCACGGCGTCACCCGGAGCCCCCGGTAGTAGGCGAAGAAGGGTGCCTCCGACCAGTCCGTCTTCACCCTCCCGCCCTGCGTCGCCCAGTCGTCGGCGTTCCACAGGCTGCCGTGGGCCCGCATCTTCTGCCACGTCGGGAACGCCggcccgccgcgcgccgccgtgttCCGGTAGTCCCTGATCGGCACGCCGTCCACCAGAATTCTGCATCAATGGCGGCGTGTCAATGCGAAGCTCTCTGTCTCGATGGcaatggcggcggagagggatcAAACGAACTACTATCTACGTTTTAGGTTATACGACTTTCTACTATTGCtcacatttatataaatgttaataaatctagacacatatatgtgAGCGTGAGGAAAGCtgaaaagtcttataatatgaaacagaggaagtagtactTACATGATGTGCTTGGGGTTCCAGACGATGGAGTAGGTGTGGAAGTCGGCGGTGGGGTCGAACCAGAGGCGGAACTGCTGCtcgcggccgccgacgccattgGCGAAGATGTTGGTGTGCAGGGTGTAGGGCTCGCCGGTGACGTTCCCGAGGAACTCCAGGTCCACCTCGTCGTGGTACTCCCACGGCACGTCGTCCGGCATCAACTGCACGTACGCACGCACACGACGACATGTCGATCAGCATGCatcgtccatggcggcggcggtggccggcggcgaggaggaggaggaggaggaggaggagggggaacgTACGTAGAGGGTGGTGACGGTGCCGGCGGAGTTGTTGGCGACGAGCATCATGTCGACGTCGAAGCGGGCGTAGAGGTAGGCGTCCCTGGAGCGGAAGCCCGAGCCGTGGGTCTCGTCGAGGCAGAGCGCgagggcgtcgccgtcgccgtccatgaAGAAGAAGCTGTGGTCGCCGCCCCACACCACCTCCACGTCGTCGTACATCGacgccgtagccgccgccgccgccgccgccacaaagacgacgaagaagaacgccaccaccgccgccgccgccgaccaccacaCGCGGCGGCACCGCTCACCGGAACACGGCATTGCCATGGAATATTAATTCTTCAATTGATTCTTCCTGatcttcttgttcttgttcttgtt encodes:
- the LOC4345022 gene encoding xyloglucan endotransglucosylase/hydrolase protein 24, producing the protein MAMPCSGERCRRVWWSAAAAVVAFFFVVFVAAAAAAATASMYDDVEVVWGGDHSFFFMDGDGDALALCLDETHGSGFRSRDAYLYARFDVDMMLVANNSAGTVTTLYLMPDDVPWEYHDEVDLEFLGNVTGEPYTLHTNIFANGVGGREQQFRLWFDPTADFHTYSIVWNPKHIIILVDGVPIRDYRNTAARGGPAFPTWQKMRAHGSLWNADDWATQGGRVKTDWSEAPFFAYYRGLRVTPCAPSPGVAWCGDEPPESPWFDQQEMDAAALSKARQEHLLYDYCEDTKRFKDTGLPVECTIN